Proteins from one Gibbsiella quercinecans genomic window:
- the thpR gene encoding RNA 2',3'-cyclic phosphodiesterase, producing MSNSRRLFFALPLPAPLQQQIVRWRAGAFAAEAGRPVAAANLHLTLAVLGEISTQKEAALQALAGRIRQRQFKLVLDDLGHWPGPGVVWLGAKHAPRGLLQLAEMLRSQAARSGCYQSPLPFHPHITLLRAANQPVAIPPATPGWAYQADHFSLCQSIFENGRTRYHELAQWPLNNAGNT from the coding sequence ATGTCCAATTCACGCCGCCTGTTTTTTGCACTGCCTCTGCCGGCTCCGCTGCAACAGCAGATCGTCCGCTGGCGGGCCGGCGCGTTTGCTGCAGAGGCGGGCCGGCCGGTTGCGGCGGCAAACCTGCACCTGACGCTGGCGGTCCTTGGCGAGATCAGCACCCAAAAAGAAGCGGCGCTGCAAGCGCTGGCGGGCCGCATCCGCCAACGCCAGTTCAAGCTGGTGCTGGACGATCTCGGCCATTGGCCCGGCCCCGGCGTGGTTTGGCTTGGCGCTAAACATGCGCCGCGCGGGTTGCTGCAACTGGCGGAGATGCTGCGCTCACAGGCGGCGCGCAGCGGCTGTTATCAAAGCCCTTTGCCGTTTCACCCCCATATCACCCTACTGCGCGCCGCCAACCAACCGGTGGCGATCCCGCCGGCAACGCCCGGCTGGGCTTACCAGGCCGACCATTTTTCCCTTTGCCAGTCCATTTTTGAAAACGGGCGCACACGCTACCACGAGCTGGCCCAATGGCCGCTGAACAACGCAGGAAACACATGA
- the hrpB gene encoding ATP-dependent helicase HrpB, producing the protein MSSLPVSEVVDEILAALQSAPQVLLHAPTGAGKSTWLPLQILARANLPGRIIMLEPRRLAARNVAYRLAQQLGQEVGQTVGYRMRAESKSGPNTRLLVVTEGILTRMLQQDAELQGVSLVILDEFHERSLQADLALALLLDVQQGLRDDLKLLIMSATLDNARLSQCLPAAAVAVSQGRSFPVARQYHPLASHQRVEDGIANAVKRLLAEQHGSLLLFLPGVGEIHRVLERLNGELAADTELCPLYGALPQAEQQKAIQPAAAGRRKVVLATNIAETSLTIEGIRLVVDSGLERVANYDQRTGLTRLVTQRISQASMIQRAGRAGRLEPGICWHLFAKEQAERAPEHAQPEILQSELTGFWLELLQWGCHDASQLTWLDAPPASALAAARRLLQDLGAVDAGGKLTANGRQMAALGCEPRLAAMLLAGAQLGADGLATAALLVALLEEPPRSGQADIGYWLSRPQPHWQRRAAQLAKRVAQRAGQVDVDLAPRLLAQGASDRIAQQRGQDGHYLLANGFGAALERDEALSRAAWLIAPALLQGANSPEARILLALPVEITALAAELPGLVSQQTAVEWDEEKGTLRAWKRQQIGRLTLRAQPLAKPADEELQQALLAWVRAQGLAVLNWDAAAEQLRARLQCAHQWLPEAAWPAVDDEALLAALEQWLLPSLSGVRDLRGLKQVNIAEALNRLLDWSQKQRLDNALPTHYTVPTGSRLPIRYHVDKPPLLPVRLQEMFGERSSPMLAEGRIAVVLELLSPAQRPLQITGDLAAFWQGAYRDVQKEMKGRYPKHVWPDDPANAAPTRRTKKYQ; encoded by the coding sequence GTGTCTTCACTGCCCGTCAGCGAGGTTGTCGATGAAATATTGGCCGCGCTGCAATCCGCTCCGCAGGTGCTGCTGCACGCGCCGACCGGCGCCGGTAAATCCACCTGGTTGCCGCTACAGATACTGGCGCGGGCCAACCTGCCCGGGCGCATTATCATGCTGGAGCCACGGCGGCTGGCGGCGAGAAACGTGGCTTACCGGCTGGCGCAGCAGTTGGGCCAGGAGGTGGGCCAAACCGTTGGCTACCGTATGCGTGCGGAAAGCAAAAGCGGGCCCAACACCCGGCTGCTGGTGGTGACTGAAGGCATTCTGACGCGGATGCTGCAGCAGGATGCTGAACTGCAAGGGGTCTCCTTGGTGATCCTGGATGAATTCCATGAGCGCAGCCTGCAGGCCGACTTGGCGCTGGCGCTGCTGCTGGATGTTCAGCAGGGGCTGCGTGACGATCTAAAACTGCTGATCATGTCGGCGACGTTGGACAACGCGCGCTTATCGCAGTGCCTGCCGGCGGCGGCAGTGGCGGTATCGCAAGGGCGCAGTTTCCCGGTGGCGCGCCAATATCATCCGCTTGCCAGCCATCAGCGCGTTGAAGACGGCATAGCCAATGCCGTCAAACGTCTGCTGGCTGAGCAGCACGGCTCGCTGCTGCTGTTTTTGCCGGGCGTGGGGGAGATCCACCGCGTGCTGGAGCGGCTGAACGGCGAACTGGCGGCGGATACCGAACTGTGCCCGTTGTACGGCGCGCTGCCGCAGGCGGAACAACAAAAAGCGATCCAGCCCGCCGCGGCCGGGCGGCGCAAGGTGGTGTTGGCGACCAACATTGCCGAGACCAGCCTGACTATCGAAGGGATCCGCCTGGTTGTGGATAGCGGCCTGGAACGCGTGGCGAACTACGATCAGCGCACCGGCTTGACGCGGCTGGTGACGCAGCGTATCAGCCAGGCTTCGATGATCCAGCGCGCCGGCCGGGCAGGTCGCCTGGAACCGGGCATCTGCTGGCACCTGTTTGCCAAAGAGCAGGCTGAACGCGCCCCGGAACATGCGCAGCCGGAGATTTTGCAAAGCGAACTCACCGGTTTCTGGCTGGAACTGTTGCAATGGGGCTGCCATGACGCGAGCCAACTCACCTGGCTGGATGCCCCGCCGGCCAGCGCGCTGGCGGCCGCCCGGCGCTTGCTGCAAGATCTTGGCGCGGTGGATGCCGGCGGCAAACTCACCGCCAACGGGCGGCAGATGGCCGCGCTCGGGTGCGAACCACGGCTGGCGGCGATGCTGCTGGCCGGGGCGCAGTTAGGGGCGGATGGGCTGGCGACGGCGGCGTTGCTGGTAGCGTTGCTGGAAGAGCCGCCGCGTTCAGGCCAGGCGGATATTGGCTACTGGTTAAGCCGCCCACAGCCGCACTGGCAGCGCCGCGCTGCGCAGTTGGCCAAGCGCGTGGCGCAGCGTGCCGGGCAGGTAGATGTCGATCTGGCGCCGCGCTTGTTGGCGCAGGGCGCGAGCGATCGCATCGCCCAGCAACGCGGGCAGGACGGGCATTATCTGCTGGCTAACGGTTTTGGCGCCGCGTTGGAGCGTGATGAAGCGTTGTCGCGTGCGGCCTGGCTGATCGCGCCTGCGCTACTGCAAGGGGCGAACAGCCCGGAAGCGCGTATTCTGTTGGCGTTGCCGGTGGAGATAACGGCGCTGGCGGCGGAACTACCGGGGTTGGTTTCACAACAGACGGCGGTCGAGTGGGATGAAGAAAAAGGCACGCTGCGCGCCTGGAAGCGCCAGCAAATCGGCCGTTTGACGCTGCGGGCGCAGCCGTTGGCCAAGCCCGCCGATGAAGAGCTGCAGCAGGCGCTGCTGGCGTGGGTGCGGGCGCAGGGGCTGGCGGTGTTGAATTGGGATGCGGCCGCCGAGCAACTGCGGGCCCGCCTGCAGTGCGCCCACCAATGGTTGCCGGAGGCGGCGTGGCCGGCGGTGGACGACGAGGCATTGTTGGCGGCGCTTGAGCAATGGTTACTGCCCTCACTCTCGGGCGTGCGCGATTTGCGCGGCCTGAAGCAGGTGAATATCGCCGAGGCGCTCAACCGCCTGCTGGACTGGTCGCAAAAACAGCGGCTGGATAATGCGCTGCCCACTCATTACACTGTGCCAACCGGCAGTCGTCTGCCTATCCGCTATCATGTTGATAAACCGCCGCTGTTGCCCGTTCGCCTGCAGGAGATGTTTGGCGAACGCAGCAGCCCGATGTTGGCGGAAGGGCGCATCGCGGTAGTGCTGGAGTTACTTTCGCCGGCACAGCGGCCGCTGCAAATCACCGGCGATCTGGCGGCGTTTTGGCAGGGCGCCTACCGGGACGTGCAGAAAGAGATGAAAGGGCGCTACCCGAAACACGTATGGCCGGATGATCCCGCCAATGCGGCGCCGACGCGGCGCACTAAAAAATATCAGTAA